The genomic interval TAGGTGTTGGCGAAACTTGGAACACCTATTATAAAAAAAATATTTCAAACTTGATAGGGGATAAAACTAAAAGTGTTTAGAGAAGAAAGCATGGGGGGTGTAAATGTTAAAATTAATGGCTCTTGCTTTTTTATTAGAGAAACAGAAGAATAGGTATGTATAAAACCTTATAATAACCGCCTATTGAATATAGGCGGCCGGAGGTAAATACTTTGAAGTAAATAAATAATTTTAGTTTTTAGTTTCTTGTATTTTTTTGGGTTTATTCACTTTTTTTAAGCTCTTAGTAACTTTCTTTTCAGGAGGATAAACCTTAAATGTTGGCAATATCAATGGAGGTAATCCTAATTGAAATGTAGCTGTTCTCACTTGTTCTCTTAAAATGGAAACCATTGACATAATTCCATTTCTGAATTTATATAGTTCTAATATTTCTTTGGAAACATATTCTGAATCATATTTAATAACAAACTTTAAGTGGATTTCTATTACTAAGAATGGAGTAGTCTCACCATTCACAATTCCCGAAAGTTCAAAAAAAGCATCAAAAATTGCTGAAGAATTATCCTCTTTCCTGGGACCATCAATTCTTAAACCTGGGCTAATAGTGTATTCTTTTCCTTGCTCTGGCTCATTTTTTAGATCCCAAAGCATTTTAGGAAAAGTGATCGAACTAATTTCTAAGCTGCTAATAAATGATCCGTAGAGTTTTTCTTTGGATGTTGTTGCCATTGATTTTTCTTCCTGGGACTTTGCTTAGTTTTTAATGGTTGTTGTGATTCAAATTTTTCTCTTTTTTCTGAATAAACACCAAAATCCCATTCTCTTATTATAGATTGAAATTTTTGTTTATCAAAATATGGATTAGAGCTCATTAAAGATACTACAATTTCAGGATCGTTCATTAATAGAACTAATAGTTTCACCGTAGAAGGGTCAGGTATTGCTCCTTTTATATATCTCTGCAATGTCTTATTAGCAATCCCTGTTAGTTCCTCAAAATCACGAAAGCCCAAATTATATTGCTTCTTAAAATTAATAATGTCTGTTGGTGAAGGAATATTTTTCTTTTCTCTATAAATTTGACGGGCTTCATTTATTAGCTCATCTTCACTCTTAAAGCTGGTAATACTTTCTTTACATGAGTCACACTGAATTGAATTATTAGATATTACTTCAATTTTCTCATTCCTTATCTTTATTATTTCCTTTTTTCCAATCTCCTTTGTTAAATCCTCGGATCCACAAAGTGGACACCCAGTTAATTCTCTCATAAGCCATCCCTTTCTTTTAAAACATCCCTACTTCATGGAAAGACAAACAAATAGTTCTTTCTCTACGAAGATTAACATCTTCCGGAACTTTTAGTTTTATAAAAATTAAAATACTTTCCCATGGGTATTTAAATTTGCAAACTGCGCCTGGTAGGTTTCTATTCTGATCATCTTCTTTTTCGGGCCCCTGATAGCAATGATCAACTGTTAATTGATTGCGAAGAATATCAACAATCTCTTCTAATGATAAAGGATAGTTCTCTCTGAATTCCCGATTTTTTCCAGTACGTTTAATTAAAGGATCGTTGCCGCAACAGGCTCGGTATTCATCAAGAAACTTCTGGACTGTGTCCATATCATCCGGCACAGCCATTTAATTCCCTTTAATTTTATTAATTGTAGTTATATGACTACAAAATATAGTCGTACCTACGGACCAAAACAACAGTTTGTTCATGTTTTTTTTGTTTTTTTGTTAAAAAATTGATCGTTTATTTTATTTGGCGTATTAACAGACACCACTTATTTTAAATTTAATCTTTTAAATATTTTGAAAAGAGCTTTTCACTTTTTTCTTCTAATATTGCATTAACAAGAACAGATTCGTTATTTAGCATTGATTCTATGGTGAAAAATAATTCTTTTGTGTTTTCAGAACCGTCATCACTTATTACTTTTATGAAATCTTTTGAATAATCGTTATAGTACTCCATATTTTCTTGATAAATTTCCAACTTTTTTAATTCATTCTTCATTTCAATTAAACTTGATTTCTTCAATAGTTTTTTTTGATTTAAAATTACAGGTGTAATTTGCTTAAAAAATATTATTTCGCTTTCTTCTGTATTAATCGCACCCTGCATCTTGCCAATAATTCCACTATATGTTTCCATTCTTTCGTTATGCTTTTTTAATTTTTGTTCATATGTTTTATATAATAATTCCCTGGCTTTAATTTCTGCGTTATATTTCATCTCTGTTTTTTTAGATTTGTAAGCAAAAAAGGCTGCAATGAGCCCACCCAATAAACCAAAGATACCAGAATACAATATAGGTAAACTTTTAAGAAATTCATTCATCATTTACTCACTTTCTTTAATGGTATGATACTAAGTAGTTTC from Calditrichota bacterium carries:
- a CDS encoding type II toxin-antitoxin system MqsA family antitoxin, with translation MRELTGCPLCGSEDLTKEIGKKEIIKIRNEKIEVISNNSIQCDSCKESITSFKSEDELINEARQIYREKKNIPSPTDIINFKKQYNLGFRDFEELTGIANKTLQRYIKGAIPDPSTVKLLVLLMNDPEIVVSLMSSNPYFDKQKFQSIIREWDFGVYSEKREKFESQQPLKTKQSPRKKNQWQQHPKKNSTDHLLAA